Proteins encoded together in one Oryzias latipes chromosome 11, ASM223467v1 window:
- the LOC101170731 gene encoding myocyte-specific enhancer factor 2D homolog isoform X1: protein MGRKKIQIQRITDERNKQVTFTKRKFGLMKKAYELSVLCDCEIALIIFNHANKLFQYASTDMDKVLLKYTEYNEPHESRTNADIIETLRKKGFNGCDSPEPDGEDSIDQSPLNDDKFRKTTEDLDVLFKRYGQSAAPPQTFSMPGAVQATNQSPLQFSNPGNALVTTSYVTSSSLTETHLLSPQQPALQRNTVSPGLPQRPASAGALLGGDLNNSNGGCPSPVPNGYTSARASPGLLTVSNGNSLGKVAPAKSPPPPPSPQMVNSRKPDLRVITSQGGKSLMQMTEDELELVNENAQRLAAGAQATQTLTTPVVSVATPSLLAQGLPFSAMPTAYNTEYQLTSADISALHALASPGGLLPTNVSTWQQQQGVSQQPQQQQQQLNLASLGNLVMWGVDKQSSELSSQVSSLAANLSVGSPSNLLLGRDEWLGRPVTHIPQGAMLTVNTNSGVSIKSEPVSPGRDRSTPCTLAPSSTTPSSTSGGATMTAPPQYPGSLLCLEPPTGRSPADSVSSNASSFDGSDRDDAGGRAGGGGGSELLRAAGEAEQDGGNVKRMRLDSWVT from the exons ATGGGTAGAAAAAAGATCCAGATCCAAAGGATCACAGATGAAAGGAACAAGCAG GTAACATTTACTAAACGGAAGTTTGGGTTGATGAAGAAAGCCTACGAGCTGAGCGTGCTGTGTGACTGCGAGATCGCGCTGATCATCTTCAACCACGCCAACAAGCTGTTCCAGTACGCCAGCACCGACATGGACAAGGTGCTGCTGAAATACACAGAGTACAACGAGCCGCACGAGAGCCGGACCAACGCAGACATCATCGAG ACTTTGAGAAAGAAAGGCTTTAACGGCTGCGACAGTCCAGAACCGGACGGAGAAGACTCTATCGACCAAAGTCCGCTCAATGATGACAAGTTCCGCAAGACCACAGAAGACCTGGACGTTCTCTTCAAGCGCTATGGA CAGTCAGCAGCTCCGCCCCAAACCTTCTCCATGCCAGGTGCAGTCCAGGCGACCAATCAGAGCCCGCTGCAATTCAGTAACCCTGGCAACGCGCTGGTAACTACCTCCTACGTCACATCATCATCGCTCACGGAAACCCATCTCCTGTCGCCACAGCAACCTGCACTGCAGAGAAATACGGTCTCTCCTGGGTTACCACAGCGACCAGCCAGTGCAG GTGCTCTTCTAGGAGGTGATCTAAACAATTCAAACGGAGGATGTCCAAGTCCAGTCC CTAATGGATACACCAGTGCCAGGGCCTCCCCAGGTCTCCTCACCGTTTCCAACGGCAACAGTCTGGGAAAAGTAGCCCCAGCCAAGTCACCACCGCCACCTCCCAGCCCCCAGATGGTCAACAGTCGCAAGCCAGACCTCCGAGTCATCACCTCGCAGGGCGGGAAGAGCCTGATGCAGATG ACAGAGGATGAGCTGGAGTTGGTAAATGAG AACGCCCAGCGGCTGGCGGCTGGAGCGCAGGCGACCCAGACCCTCACCACGCCGGTGGTCTCCGTTGCCACGCCGAGCCTCCTGGCACAGGGGCTGCCCTTTTCCGCCATGCCCACGGCGTACAACACGG aGTACCAGCTGACCAGCGCCGACATCAGCGCGTTACACGCTCTGGCGTCTCCTGGCGGCTTGCTGCCGACCAACGTGTCAACATGGCAACAGCAGCAAGGCGTTTCCCAGCagcctcagcagcagcagcagcagctcaaccTGGCGTCTCTGGGAAACCTGGT CATGTGGGGCGTGGACAAACAGAGCAGCGAGCTGTCTAGCCAGGTGTCCAGTCTGGCTGCCAATCTCAG TGTTGGTTCGCCGTCCAACCTGCTCTTGGGTAGAGATGAATGGTTGGGCCG GCCGGTGACCCACATCCCTCAGGGCGCCATGCTCACCGTCAACACCAACTCCGGCGTGAGCATCAAGTCCGAGCCCGTCTCTCCCGGCCGGGACCGCAGTACGCCGTGCACTCTTGCTCCATCGTCCACCACGCCGTCCTCCACGTCGGGGGGGGCCACCATGACCGCTCCGCCCCAGTACCCCGGCTCTCTGCTGTGCCTGGAGCCCCCCACCGGCCGCTCGCCTGCCGACAGCGTGAGCAGCAACGCCAGCTCCTTTGACGGCAGCGACCGCGATGACGCGGGCGGCAGAGCTGGGGGGGGCGGCGGGTCGGAGCTCCTCAGGGCGGCGGGCGAAGCGGAGCAGGACGGAGGAAACGTCAAGCGCATGAGACTGGACTCCTGGGTCACATAG